ttctctttagttctgacctcactgctgagctgcacaacaaaccaagGTGAGAAAACTTCTTCTGTCACAGCCAAAGCTGTCAAGTCTGCAACACTGAGTGGctaacataaaaaacacaacataaaatatttacaactaCAACACAAGTAGCCAGATCTCAACCATCGTTGAAAACATGCAGAAAACTTTTGTCTATCAGCTCTAATCTGAGCTTAATTCAGTGCCTGAAACTCAGAGATCAGTTCGGCAGTGAAGAAGTGACAGTGAGAAAGTAGGAATATGAGGAATGTGGAGAAGATTAATGCAAATCATCTCTTTAACcacatctttctgtctcttcctccagcctctctgactgtgagtcCCAGCAGCTCTCAGTTTTTCAGCTGgaagtctgtctctctgagctgtgaggaggacgacagctctgctggatggacgctgaggaggaacacaaccaGAGGAACCAGGACTCAATGTGGAGCTGGCTGGGGAAGATCAGCTGGTTCTTCTTGTAACATCAGCTTCATCCTGCCATTGGACAGTggagtttactggtgtgagtccagagagggagcaaccagtaacaccatcaacatcactgtcactggtaagatcagactgtggagttagtgttgatgaagctgtgtgtaaatgatgaaatgctgtagtttgtctctgtgttgaggtggaccagtgatcctgcagagtcctgtcctccctgtgatggagggacatgatgtcactctgcactgtaaaacagagacccctccctccaacctcccagctggtttctataaagatggctccctcatcaggactgagcctacaggtcacatgaccatccaccatgttaacaagtctgatgaaggcctctacaagtgtaacatcagcggtcgtggagagtctccatccagctggatctctgtcacaggtgaAGAGGCCTTTGATTTCAGGACTTATTTCATCCAGAGATTCACCTGACCAGGTGGATTCTCTCTACAGGTAAACCTACAACATCAGCCCCGCCCACATCTGCAGCTCTGACCACCCCGCCTACTCCATCGCCCCCTGCCTCAGACCCCATCCAGCTTGTGTTCAGACTGATCTACCACCTGGTGGTGTTCTGTCCATACTGCATCTCCACTGTCCTCCTGGTGTCTTTATATCGACACAGGCCCACAGGTAACACTCTGAATCCATCAGTCAATCAGTCAATAAATATCACTGATTATTGACAGTTGTCTCTAACAGATAAATGatctacattttctttctaaCCTGCTCTGACTGCAGAAAATTACCTGCCCGTCTCCATGGTGATGACCCCGCCCCCTCAGGCTGAGGAGGGATTGGATGATGActgtgatgatgtcatcactgCTGTCACCACAGAGCATCACTTCTGAGTTGATccagtgtgttcagtgtgttctggttcttaatgaagctaaaatgttTGTGTCATCAGAAAataaacctcagatttccttcATAGATCACAAACAGCAGAGGACCCAGAACACTTCCCTGTGGAACTCCTCATGTTCTAGTTTGACTTGTAGATGATGTTGAACTCAGGATCTCAGACTTCAGCTACAGTCTCACTTTAAACTCTTCTAATCTTATTCTGTAAGCAGCTGTGTGAGAGCAGATATCAGAATTAACTCTGTCAGGTTTAGTGAAGCCTGATCACTCAGAAAAAGACTGACTGAGGTGAACTTGATTCATGATACAGGTGTAAATTCTTTGTACAAAGCCGTCGACATGTTTTTGGTCCAAATGGAAACTGATAGTTATTCAGGTTCGAGTTTTGTTATTGTTCATATTGGTTTGGTTCAGATGTTTTAGAACAACGTGAAgtctttaattttttatttactactatatgtttttaataaacctcACACAGTTTACCAAATCTCAG
This DNA window, taken from Micropterus dolomieu isolate WLL.071019.BEF.003 ecotype Adirondacks unplaced genomic scaffold, ASM2129224v1 contig_12713, whole genome shotgun sequence, encodes the following:
- the LOC123966114 gene encoding high affinity immunoglobulin gamma Fc receptor I-like; amino-acid sequence: FSYLISTCGCFSVHYKQIVLFCRKSRCLVACKTSNQPECVFSLVLTSLLSCTTNQASLTVSPSSSQFFSWKSVSLSCEEDDSSAGWTLRRNTTRGTRTQCGAGWGRSAGSSCNISFILPLDSGVYWCESREGATSNTINITVTGGPVILQSPVLPVMEGHDVTLHCKTETPPSNLPAGFYKDGSLIRTEPTGHMTIHHVNKSDEGLYKCNISGRGESPSSWISVTGEEAFDFRTYFIQRFT